Proteins from a single region of Hordeum vulgare subsp. vulgare chromosome 6H, MorexV3_pseudomolecules_assembly, whole genome shotgun sequence:
- the LOC123402975 gene encoding 54S ribosomal protein L37, mitochondrial, with the protein MAMSWTRVLKCGIIPRDVAQLVGIRGFAAQAKGKKGGKGGAADAKPVLSKEMKSTTVFGANILKEGSDPKIQPDSEYPDWLWHLVDKRPVLSELRRKDSKTLPYEDLKRFVKLDNRARIKENNALTAKN; encoded by the coding sequence ATGGCAATGTCTTGGACACGAGTATTGAAGTGTGGAATTATTCCAAGAGATGTAGCTCAATTGGTTGGGATAAGAGGCTTTGCAGCTCAGGCCAAGGGAAAGAAGGGCGGAAAAGGTGGTGCGGCTGATGCTAAACCTGTGCTCAGCAAAGAAATGAAGAGTACAACTGTGTTTGGGGCAAATATCCTGAAGGAGGGTTCTGACCCGAAGATCCAACCAGATTCTGAGTACCCTGACTGGCTGTGGCACCTGGTTGACAAGCGTCCTGTGCTGAGCGAGCTGCGGAGGAAAGATTCCAAGACACTGCCTTATGAAGACCTGAAGCGTTTCGTCAAGTTGGACAACCGGGCGCGGATCAAGGAAAACAATGCTCTCACTGCTAAGAACTGA